Proteins encoded by one window of Halobacteriovorax sp. GB3:
- a CDS encoding cyclic nucleotide-binding domain-containing protein, with protein sequence MKRVSEENIIELDDSTICEIEQAVDTHTFPIQSDLFYEGQIPIVGYLLLDGHVQMLRNKKVKAIISKGTLFGVKELMTNSPSHYSAQILPGTKVCFLDKSSVLEFIEKHQGQDIGELFQKLIKT encoded by the coding sequence ATGAAAAGAGTAAGTGAAGAAAACATAATAGAATTAGATGATTCAACCATCTGTGAGATCGAACAAGCCGTCGACACTCATACCTTCCCTATTCAATCAGACCTCTTCTATGAGGGGCAAATTCCAATCGTTGGCTACCTTCTTCTCGATGGTCACGTACAGATGCTTAGGAATAAGAAAGTAAAAGCAATCATCAGTAAGGGTACTTTATTTGGCGTTAAAGAGCTTATGACAAACTCTCCATCGCACTACAGTGCTCAGATCCTACCAGGAACTAAGGTTTGCTTTTTAGACAAGAGCTCTGTGCTTGAATTCATTGAGAAACATCAAGGACAAGATATTGGAGAATTATTTCAGAAATTGATCAAAACTTAA
- a CDS encoding Crp/Fnr family transcriptional regulator, protein MKNSREMNGCEHCPSKGQGIFCELKNSELHEISEHKVTNTYKKGQTLFVQGNHPFGIYCINSGNIKVTKTGPDGKESIVRIVKGGDVLGHRSLFTNDYYSATATAIEDSKVCFIDKKYILKVIEEKPSVALNVINKLSRDMGAAESKLTSLHQKNVRERLAELFLLLKETHGEEVSTGRFKLNIKLTREEMATMIGTANETLIRFISEFKDENLIEQEGKVLFVVNEEKLVDWANLNY, encoded by the coding sequence ATGAAGAATTCAAGAGAAATGAATGGATGTGAGCACTGCCCTTCAAAAGGTCAGGGGATCTTTTGTGAGCTGAAGAACTCAGAACTACATGAGATTTCAGAGCATAAAGTGACCAACACGTACAAGAAGGGACAAACTCTCTTTGTGCAAGGGAATCACCCATTTGGAATTTACTGTATTAATTCTGGTAATATCAAAGTGACGAAAACGGGACCTGATGGAAAAGAATCAATTGTTCGTATCGTTAAAGGCGGAGACGTTCTTGGTCATAGAAGCCTTTTTACAAATGATTACTACTCGGCAACGGCCACGGCCATTGAAGACTCAAAAGTTTGTTTTATCGATAAAAAGTATATCTTGAAAGTGATTGAAGAAAAACCAAGTGTTGCTCTCAATGTCATTAACAAATTAAGTCGAGATATGGGTGCAGCGGAGTCAAAACTTACTTCACTTCACCAAAAAAATGTTCGTGAAAGACTCGCTGAATTATTTCTACTTCTCAAAGAAACACACGGAGAAGAAGTTTCCACAGGGCGCTTCAAGCTCAATATCAAACTAACAAGAGAAGAGATGGCCACAATGATTGGAACGGCCAATGAAACTCTTATACGTTTTATCTCTGAATTTAAAGATGAGAATCTCATCGAGCAAGAAGGGAAAGTTCTCTTTGTTGTTAACGAAGAAAAACTTGTCGATTGGGCCAACTTAAATTACTAA
- a CDS encoding sensor histidine kinase, with translation MQKLRWWNRPLLILVLTIIALGVSYYLYLDSYLRVQEAMANFVIKYKLEEKQDLDTQSWVLILILSILLTVILFGMSIIYVYYQKMIQLYRMQQSFINGFTHELKTPIASLRLFLDTFTKHELSREDQLKYLEFMKKDTERLAENVEQILYLGRIEDRSYKGERSTLNLGDFISSIVEKSSHHFDDLTIEFNESDECWCEVDKKLFESLVLNLISNAQRYKKDGQGQLNISLNTAGSKCFLEFQDRGIGLEKKHLKKVFKKFFQVGKSVKGSGLGLYFVWQVTKLHHGSISVHSEGLQKGCLFKLSFPRVIWNKKDSL, from the coding sequence ATGCAAAAGTTACGTTGGTGGAATAGACCACTATTAATCCTCGTTTTAACGATTATAGCCCTGGGCGTTAGTTACTATCTCTATCTCGATAGCTATCTTCGTGTGCAAGAGGCCATGGCCAACTTTGTTATCAAGTATAAGCTCGAAGAAAAACAGGATCTCGATACTCAAAGCTGGGTCTTGATTCTTATTTTAAGTATTCTTTTAACGGTCATTCTTTTTGGAATGTCTATCATCTATGTCTACTACCAAAAAATGATTCAGCTCTATCGTATGCAACAGAGTTTCATTAATGGTTTCACTCACGAGCTTAAAACTCCAATTGCATCACTTAGACTGTTCCTCGATACTTTCACCAAACATGAACTCTCAAGAGAAGATCAGTTAAAATATCTCGAGTTCATGAAAAAAGATACTGAGCGACTTGCAGAGAATGTTGAGCAAATACTCTATTTAGGAAGAATTGAAGATAGAAGTTACAAAGGGGAGAGGTCAACATTAAACCTAGGTGACTTTATTTCATCGATTGTTGAAAAGTCATCCCACCACTTTGACGATTTGACGATAGAATTCAACGAAAGTGATGAATGCTGGTGTGAAGTGGATAAGAAGCTCTTTGAGTCGCTTGTTCTCAATCTTATTTCAAATGCTCAGCGCTATAAGAAAGATGGTCAGGGCCAGTTGAATATCTCATTGAATACTGCCGGTTCAAAGTGTTTCTTAGAATTTCAAGATCGTGGTATAGGACTTGAAAAGAAACATCTCAAGAAAGTGTTTAAAAAGTTTTTCCAAGTTGGAAAGAGTGTCAAAGGCTCAGGTCTTGGACTTTATTTTGTGTGGCAAGTGACAAAACTCCATCATGGATCAATCAGTGTTCATAGTGAAGGGTTGCAAAAAGGTTGTCTTTTCAAGTTAAGTTTTCCGCGAGTGATTTGGAATAAAAAGGATTCTCTATGA
- a CDS encoding DUF6178 family protein has product MSEKKSLNVIENILTEAKAYTSIELIESAVEAGKDLKHFPVQPLYLVVKDLPLDKISQTLPLMTKDQRKVCHTIDLWSKDNLDLEHFPRWIVATAECEDDKVRLEFASSSEFALFLKGKFNIWTFDVEDPLYPEHDNYFLTEDNLLLVEFDDECVYVEHVKKLISDLYTEMGVENAYAHLFKYVSEGFLTLQEEEFHFKKNFMNDFGFVDYFESLEVDNSFPSFSHIDHFITSKKRITGELQNISKEQGLHKNALMAFEKGFESIYEQLNKVTDEKRFQYLHFNFVRLINAKATLDNSLKSGSVALTRTGNRTKERMILGYAYLMDFALKGEIKEFVADDSIFNLFEFTDVYKVGNSLISLVQKEVKKNLRQFQFEGEDETFVGSFWEDFLDNTFNEQVRYSENGRAEKAKAVSDVETYLTWKKRAELFNQSAPFISQFKVAFNKLVEEGKLSDTFYINYKIEEIDFEAIILSSLANFLLGNYAKEDSAQKMGLTVDEFKSFCNLVLTSEGEISLDDKIDAKFEEFINNFGLSEIPDFKTYLLKIIQDQLSGYDVTTLTMDDFKHVGGPIILNVL; this is encoded by the coding sequence GTGAGTGAAAAAAAGTCACTAAATGTTATTGAGAACATTCTAACTGAGGCCAAGGCCTACACTTCTATCGAGTTGATTGAAAGTGCCGTCGAAGCGGGAAAAGACTTAAAGCACTTTCCTGTTCAACCTCTCTATTTGGTTGTTAAAGACCTTCCTCTCGACAAGATCTCACAAACATTGCCACTCATGACAAAAGACCAGAGAAAAGTTTGTCACACAATCGATCTTTGGAGCAAAGATAATTTGGATCTCGAGCATTTTCCTCGTTGGATTGTGGCCACAGCAGAATGTGAAGATGATAAGGTTCGCTTGGAATTTGCTTCAAGTAGTGAGTTTGCTCTTTTCTTGAAAGGTAAGTTCAATATTTGGACCTTCGATGTGGAAGATCCGCTCTATCCTGAACACGATAATTATTTTCTAACTGAAGACAATCTTCTGCTTGTTGAATTTGATGATGAGTGTGTTTATGTTGAGCATGTAAAAAAGCTAATCAGCGACCTCTACACGGAAATGGGAGTTGAAAATGCTTATGCCCACCTTTTCAAGTATGTCTCAGAGGGGTTTCTAACTCTACAAGAGGAAGAATTTCATTTTAAAAAGAATTTTATGAACGACTTTGGTTTTGTTGATTATTTCGAATCACTTGAAGTCGATAATAGTTTTCCAAGCTTTTCTCATATTGATCACTTTATTACATCTAAAAAGAGAATCACTGGAGAATTGCAAAATATTTCCAAGGAACAAGGTCTGCACAAGAATGCTCTTATGGCCTTTGAAAAAGGTTTTGAGTCTATTTATGAGCAGCTTAATAAGGTTACTGATGAAAAGAGATTCCAGTACCTTCACTTCAACTTTGTTCGCCTCATAAATGCTAAGGCAACACTAGATAACTCGCTTAAGAGTGGGTCTGTTGCTCTTACTAGAACGGGAAATCGAACGAAAGAAAGAATGATTCTTGGTTATGCTTACCTTATGGACTTTGCCTTGAAAGGTGAGATCAAAGAATTCGTTGCCGATGATTCAATTTTTAATCTCTTCGAGTTTACTGATGTCTATAAAGTTGGAAATTCCCTTATTTCTCTCGTTCAAAAAGAAGTGAAAAAAAACCTTCGCCAATTTCAATTTGAAGGTGAGGATGAAACATTTGTCGGAAGCTTTTGGGAAGATTTTCTCGATAATACATTTAATGAGCAAGTTCGCTATAGTGAAAATGGACGCGCAGAAAAAGCTAAGGCCGTTAGTGATGTTGAAACTTATTTGACATGGAAAAAGAGGGCCGAACTTTTTAATCAATCTGCTCCTTTTATTTCACAATTTAAAGTTGCATTTAACAAGCTCGTTGAAGAGGGAAAACTATCTGATACTTTTTATATTAACTATAAAATTGAAGAAATCGACTTTGAGGCCATTATCCTCTCTAGCTTAGCGAACTTTCTTCTAGGCAATTATGCTAAGGAAGATAGTGCGCAGAAAATGGGGCTTACTGTTGATGAGTTTAAAAGCTTTTGCAATCTTGTGTTAACAAGTGAGGGAGAGATTAGCCTCGATGATAAAATTGACGCTAAGTTTGAAGAATTTATCAATAACTTTGGTCTTTCTGAAATACCTGACTTTAAAACGTATCTTTTAAAAATTATTCAAGACCAACTTTCAGGTTATGATGTCACGACACTGACAATGGATGATTTTAAGCACGTTGGCGGACCGATTATTTTAAATGTCCTTTAA
- a CDS encoding CpaF family protein, protein MMNEANSVWNMINELSTKKGISEIVINDPKTVFVERGGKFIQLNVQLTKTDMYEFISDVAKFNKRTCDVNHPILDGNLPDGSRINAIIEPFSSGSPAISIRRYLKVAQSFAKNPNAFGLNENWCELMRALVSANMNVIVSGGTGVGKTTFLNMLLGELSVGERVVTIEDTLELSLNRPNVVRLEAASRSTSKADIGIRELVKNTLRMRPDRIIIGEVRGAEIFDLLQAMNTGHDGSMTSVHASSPGECFQRIETLFLMTGFDVPIKVIRKLLVSAVDFVIQISRDRDGNRVISEVRELTGMEGDMITSQVIATFEDGKLSATGLSPQRMEKLARLGGLPLDFFNS, encoded by the coding sequence ATGATGAATGAGGCAAACAGTGTTTGGAATATGATTAATGAGCTAAGCACGAAAAAGGGGATAAGTGAAATAGTCATCAATGATCCTAAAACAGTTTTCGTTGAACGTGGTGGTAAATTCATTCAGCTCAATGTTCAATTAACTAAAACTGATATGTATGAATTCATATCAGATGTCGCGAAATTTAATAAGAGAACTTGTGATGTTAATCATCCTATTCTCGATGGAAATCTTCCCGATGGAAGTCGTATTAATGCTATTATCGAACCGTTTAGTTCTGGCTCGCCTGCAATCTCTATTCGTCGCTATTTAAAAGTGGCCCAGTCTTTTGCTAAAAACCCAAATGCTTTTGGCCTTAATGAAAACTGGTGTGAGCTAATGAGGGCCCTTGTTAGTGCAAATATGAATGTCATCGTCTCCGGAGGAACGGGGGTCGGTAAGACGACTTTTTTAAATATGCTTCTTGGTGAGTTATCTGTTGGAGAGAGAGTTGTAACGATTGAAGATACTCTTGAATTATCGCTCAATCGCCCAAATGTTGTAAGGCTTGAAGCTGCTTCTCGCTCCACATCAAAAGCGGATATTGGTATCAGAGAGCTCGTTAAAAATACATTGAGAATGAGACCTGATCGAATTATTATCGGAGAGGTTAGAGGTGCAGAAATCTTTGATCTTCTACAGGCCATGAACACTGGTCATGATGGCTCAATGACATCGGTTCATGCGAGTTCTCCTGGAGAGTGCTTTCAAAGAATTGAAACCCTCTTTCTCATGACTGGCTTTGATGTTCCTATAAAAGTAATTCGTAAATTACTTGTTTCAGCAGTTGATTTTGTTATTCAAATTTCAAGGGATCGTGATGGAAATAGAGTGATCAGCGAGGTTCGTGAACTTACGGGCATGGAAGGGGATATGATTACATCTCAAGTGATTGCAACATTTGAAGATGGAAAACTAAGTGCAACGGGACTTAGTCCTCAGAGAATGGAGAAGCTCGCTAGACTTGGCGGACTTCCCCTGGACTTCTTTAATAGCTAA
- the deoC gene encoding deoxyribose-phosphate aldolase, producing MPINKTIDHTLLKQNATSEQVKRLCQEAMEYEFASVCINPTHIKLAKEILKDSPVKVCTVIGFPLGANATETKVFETKKAISDGADEVDMVINIGALKEGNFQLVEDDIRAVVLAAKEQDSKSEIIVKVIIETALLEKEEIATATKITDKAKAHFVKTSTGFAGGGATIEDVKLMKSTIESNMLIKASGGIRDLEQAKAMIEAGASRLGASSGVQIMQGLTSKSDY from the coding sequence ATGCCAATCAATAAAACAATCGATCATACTTTACTCAAGCAAAATGCAACGAGTGAGCAAGTAAAACGTTTATGCCAAGAGGCCATGGAATATGAATTCGCCTCAGTTTGCATCAACCCAACACACATCAAACTTGCAAAAGAGATCTTGAAAGATAGTCCGGTAAAAGTTTGTACTGTTATTGGTTTTCCACTAGGGGCCAATGCAACTGAGACAAAGGTATTTGAAACAAAGAAGGCCATTTCTGATGGAGCCGATGAAGTTGATATGGTTATTAATATTGGTGCTCTTAAAGAGGGAAATTTTCAACTAGTAGAAGATGATATTCGCGCTGTTGTTTTGGCCGCAAAAGAGCAAGATTCTAAAAGTGAAATTATTGTTAAAGTTATTATTGAGACAGCTCTTTTAGAAAAAGAAGAAATTGCAACAGCAACAAAGATCACAGATAAGGCCAAGGCCCATTTTGTAAAAACATCAACTGGCTTTGCCGGCGGCGGAGCGACAATCGAAGATGTAAAACTGATGAAGTCTACAATTGAAAGCAACATGCTCATAAAGGCTTCAGGTGGAATTAGAGACCTTGAACAGGCTAAGGCCATGATTGAAGCTGGTGCCAGCAGATTGGGTGCGAGCAGTGGAGTTCAAATCATGCAAGGCCTTACATCTAAGAGTGACTATTAA
- a CDS encoding universal stress protein, giving the protein MKNIVICASLNDHSLDLLKLLKGNDLLKDAKLHFVHCFEIQIYTSDFSPYVFPTEEKYPEIETSSKAILGNLAKEICTEEQLKNADFQCFFSHSPKERVREYLKESNADLVVVATRGKHGIEGLFSSSFAEHLLKYSPCDIHIMRPKDEE; this is encoded by the coding sequence ATGAAAAACATCGTTATCTGTGCTTCTTTAAATGACCACAGCCTAGATTTACTAAAACTTCTCAAGGGAAATGATCTTTTAAAAGATGCAAAACTTCACTTTGTTCACTGCTTTGAGATTCAAATTTATACTTCAGATTTTTCTCCTTACGTTTTTCCAACTGAAGAAAAATATCCAGAAATTGAAACATCTTCTAAAGCAATTCTTGGTAACCTTGCCAAAGAAATCTGTACAGAAGAGCAACTTAAAAATGCTGATTTTCAGTGTTTCTTTTCTCACTCTCCTAAAGAGAGAGTTCGTGAGTATCTCAAAGAATCAAATGCCGATCTTGTTGTCGTAGCGACAAGAGGAAAACATGGAATCGAAGGTCTCTTTTCAAGTTCTTTTGCAGAACACCTTCTTAAATATTCTCCATGTGACATTCACATAATGAGACCAAAAGACGAAGAATAA
- a CDS encoding transporter substrate-binding domain-containing protein, with the protein MKVLIISFLLISTVRAQDVISHAFVQPHFEIVRKILLAALEETKKDYGPYILKETPKYTQAREVVLTADNKMLNLIWSMTSISREEKLQPVKIPLLMGLIGLRTLIIRKEDKVRFENIKTITELKKIKLGQEKDWPDTEILRSQGFNVFPFSSYNSSFDLLRIGRYDFYPRGVTEPYTEIHQYGLGELIVDQTHALFYHAPFFFFVSKKNKRLHKRLNDGMERLVSKGKIRELLLNDAIVRVSLLKSKISSRKIHYINNPFFPDEELKKRKELWLDLENLDEILSKEPLKNQKLLENSFLKDI; encoded by the coding sequence ATGAAAGTCCTAATCATATCCTTTTTACTCATTAGTACAGTTCGTGCTCAAGATGTCATTAGCCATGCTTTTGTTCAACCCCACTTTGAAATCGTCAGAAAAATACTTCTGGCCGCTCTAGAAGAGACAAAAAAAGACTATGGCCCTTATATCTTAAAAGAAACTCCAAAATACACTCAAGCACGAGAGGTCGTCCTTACAGCAGATAATAAGATGCTCAATCTCATCTGGTCCATGACTTCAATTTCGAGAGAAGAAAAACTTCAACCCGTTAAAATACCTTTGTTGATGGGTCTCATAGGTCTTAGAACTCTCATCATTAGAAAAGAAGATAAAGTTCGCTTTGAAAATATAAAGACAATTACTGAACTAAAAAAAATTAAGCTCGGCCAAGAAAAAGATTGGCCGGACACAGAAATTTTAAGATCACAAGGATTCAATGTTTTTCCTTTTAGTAGTTACAACTCCTCTTTTGATCTTCTTCGCATTGGACGATATGACTTCTATCCTCGCGGTGTTACAGAACCTTATACAGAAATACACCAATATGGCCTAGGAGAATTAATTGTAGATCAGACTCATGCTTTGTTTTACCACGCCCCTTTTTTCTTCTTTGTAAGTAAGAAAAATAAAAGGCTCCACAAGAGATTAAATGATGGAATGGAAAGACTCGTCTCGAAAGGAAAGATAAGAGAATTGCTTCTCAATGATGCTATTGTTCGCGTCTCTCTTTTAAAGTCTAAAATTAGTTCGAGAAAAATTCACTACATCAACAATCCTTTTTTTCCAGACGAGGAGCTTAAAAAAAGAAAAGAGTTGTGGCTTGATCTTGAAAATTTAGATGAGATTTTAAGCAAGGAGCCTTTGAAAAATCAAAAACTCCTTGAAAATTCTTTTTTAAAGGACATTTAA